The genomic region GACGATTGAGGGGGCGAGCAATGGAATTCGGTGAAATGGATTTCCGCTACTGGGATGTATTTCCGAAAAAAATCAGGGTCACGCGTAGTTGGTGGTCCATGTCGATCCCCCTTTCGATCCGAGGAAACCCCAAAGGCGAATTGCAATACGAATCCGTCAATTCGGACATCGCCTGGGTCGACTGGGAAGGACGAGTGCAACTCGGTTGGAGTGTCGGAGCGACGGTCATCATTGTCTATGATTCTCCTTCGCGGGACAGTGTCCGCTACATCCAGGTTGAAGTGATCGAGGAAAGCGGAGGCGGATATGGCATTCCGTCATAGGAGTTATTCGTCATGGTGATGTTTGACGAAGAAGGTTTCGGATACGGGTACGGATATGGCTACGGCGAAGAAGGCGGGCCGATCATCGAGCAGACGAGTTCCTCGGAATCCCACTATGAACTCATGGCGCTGGCGCGTCTGATCGCCGACGGGCTCGGCGTGACGGACAGCGAGGGTGAGCCGCCCTATCTCCAGCAGATCCGAGACGGTCTGGCCGAGATCAAAGGCATTCTGCAGCAGAGTCACGACGCCTCCGAAACCCTGCGGGCGGAAGCGCAAACGGTATTGGAGGCTCACGCAGAAAGCGCGCAGCAATACATGCAGGCCGTGGATCAACCGATGCCGCCGAATTTTGACCCCTTCGTCACGATGCCCGCCGGCACTGTTGTGAGAGACCTTCCCGATGGAGGACGCCTTTTCACCCTGGCAGATGGCGTCATGGTTCGGGTGGGACCGGACGGAAGACTGACGGCCATCGGTATGGATGGCTCTGTGGCCCTTCTCGAACCCGCACGCGGCTGCGTGATGACCCTTCCCGATGGGCGAGAGCTTTCGCTCAAGCCCGAGGCGGTGCGGATGACCCATGAAGCGGCCGGGATCGAGGGGCTTCCCCTGGACATCGATCCGAACCAGACCGCGCAAGGACGCTACCGCATCGAGCTGCCGGGCGGATACCGGTTGGATGTATTCCAGTCAGAGCGCACAGCCATGATCGGCAACCCCGCGGGCACCTCGGTGGTGCTCGGCATTTCCCGGATCGAAGGCGTGGGAGAGGATATCGAGGTTCGTCTGGTCCCCGGCGGGGCCAAGGGCTTTACAGCCACGGAAAGCGGTCACAAGGGCGTCATCGAAGCCAACGGCACGATCCATGTCGCCATGGCGAACGGCTTGGACTTGGTCATTCATTTCCCGGACGACGATGGCTCCAATGGAGACCCAGGTTCGGATACCCCGCCCGGCTGCATCTGCGAGGAGCGTGACTGATGGCTTTGGATTTCCTCGGACGCGGGTTGAAGTTTCCCTTCCGTTTTCAGCGGCGGTCCGGGGGCGCACAGATCTCTTCGGCCACCTCCACCGAACACGAACATATCCACGAGAGCATCATTCAGATTCTCGGCACCCGGCCGGGCGAACGCTTCATGCGCCCGGAATTCGGATCGAGGCTCAAGGACTTGGTGTTCGAGCCCAATGACGAGGTGTTGAAGGGCCTGATCCGCCATTACGTGATCGACGCCGTGAAACGCTGGGAGAAACGGGTCGTCATCACCGGCGTCTCCTTCGACGATTCCCCCTCCAATAAGGACAGCAACCTTCTTCCGGTCCGCATCGCCTATCGCGTCATTCAAAGCCAGGTGGAAGGCAACCTGGTTTATCCCTTCTACCGCGAACCGCGTCAATCCGCTCCGCCCCGACAGTTCCGCTCCGTCGCCGGTAAGTAACAAGCGGGTCCTCGTCCGGCTCGTCCGGCGGGACCACTTGTGACCGAACCGCAACGGACGAACGGAAATGGGCAGAGCAAGCATCGCTTACACGAACAAGGACTACGACTCCCTGCGCCGGGAACTGCTGGCGCGGGTGCCGCAGCTCACCGACCGCTGGACGGATTTCAACGCGTCCGACCTCGGCGTCGTGTTGCTGGAACTCTTCTGCGGCATCGGCGACATGCTGGCCTACTACCTCGACGCCCAGGCGGCGGAGGCATTCCTGCCCACCGCCCGTCAGCGGCAGAACGTCATCAACCTCTGCAAGCTTATCAGCTACCGGCTCGACGGGCCGGTGGCCGCAACCACCGCTTTGCGTTTCTCCCTGGCCGCGCCCCTCGACGCGGATCTGGTGATCCCGGCGGGAACGACGTGCAGGGCCCGTCTGGAAGAAAACGACATCGTGTTCGAGACGGCCGAAGACGCGACGATCCCTCGGAGCCGGACGAGCGTCGATGCAGGCGCGCGCCAGGGAAAACGCAAGACCGAGACCTTCACGGCAGACGGGGACACGAGCGATCCGATCATCCTGGCCGGAAAGGAAATCGCCCACGGTTCGATCCGTGTGTGGGTGCAGGACCAGGAATGGACCGAGGTCTCCCACTTCCAGGAAAGCGGCTCCGACTCGTGCCACTTCATGGCCGAGACCGATGCGCTGGACATCACCCGGATCGTCTTCGGCGACGGATTGCGCGGAGCGGTTCCCGACTCCGGCGCGGAAATCCGCGTCCAGTACCTCGAAACCCTCGGAGCCGAAGGCAACTTGGGTCCCAACCTCGTCACCGAGCTTCTCACGGCCGTCTACCTCGACGGCGGTCTGGTTCCTCTCGCGGTAACCAACCCGGTCCCCGCGACCGGCGGAGCCGCCAGCGAGACGCTGGAGCACGCCCGAAAACAGGCTCCGGCCGAGGTGCGCTCGCTCTGGAAAGCGGTCACCAAGGAGGACTATCTGGCCTTGGCGGAGGGGTTCCCCGGTGTGGCCAAGACCCAGGTCCTCGACGTCAACGACTGCAAGAACATCCGCTACTACCAGGTCAACCTGGCCGTGGCCCCGGACGGCGGCGGTCCGCCGTCAACGCTTCTCAAACAGGACCTCGCCGAATACCTCGAATCGCGCAAAGTCATCACCGTCGAGATCAACCTCTTCGATCCCGTCTACCGGCCGGTCTCGATTGACGCGGAGGTGTTCGCCTATGCCGGCGAAGACCTCGACCTGGTCCGGAGCCGCGTCGAACAGGCCTTGGCGGACTACTTCGCCTTCGACCGCATGAGCTTCGGCGCACCGGTCCATTTCTCGGATCTGGTCGCGCTTCTGGACGGCGTGCGGGGCGTGAGCCACGTGCGCATGTACACGCCGACCCAGGACGTCGACATCAGCGCCGGCCAGATCGCGGCGCTCGGTCAGGTCAACCTCGACGTGCGGAGGGCGTCCTGATGTCCTCCTACTTCGAAAAGAAACTCATTGACCTGCTTCCGCCGCTCTACCGCGAACGGGATGAGTCCGGCGATCTGGATGCCTTTCTCAAGGTCCCGGCCGCGAGCCTGGACGAACTCAAGGTACTGGCCGAGCGTTTCCCCGAGATCTTCGACATCGGGCGTTGCGAGGAGCGGTTCCTGCCGTTTCTCGGTGAGATCGTCGGTCACCGTTTCGATCCTACCGTCGATGCCGCCGCCCAGCGCAGGCTTATCCGCGAGGCCATAGAGATTTACCGGCGCAAGGCAACCATCCCCGCCATCGGCCGATCGCTCGTTGACATCGGGTGGGAGGGGCGCATCGAGGAGACTTTCCACAAGGCGCTGCGCCTGAACCGCCGTTCGGTTGTCGGACGGGCGAAGCTTCCCGGGCTGATCTACAGCCTGGGCGTCTACCGCATCGACAGCGATAACCTCGTCCAGGGAGTCCGGGACGCGCTGCCCTTCCATCATCCCGCGGGTACGCGGGTTTTCTTCCTGCAGTGGCTCTACACACTCCTGTCCATGGAGTCGGATTTCGAGGCGGTCATCAAGAAGGTCGTCGAGCGGGTGTGCCTCGGGCATCTGCACGAAACGTTCGTGGTCAACCACAATGCCCTGAACACGGATTTCCATCTCACCCGCAAGAACAAGACCTGGGGTTGGTGGCGGATCACCGACGGCACCACGCTCATGCAGGATATCGAGCGAGCCGCGGTGTGCGTCTCCCGCTGGCATGGTCGCTCGCCCCGGTTCCGCCTGAACACCGGCAACCTCAACGCCGAACGCCTGCCGAACCTGTGGATCAGCGAACGACGTGCGGCGTTCTGCTGCGAGATCGAAACCAAACCCGTAGTGGAACCCGGCGTCTCGTTCATCCGGCTGGCGGGCCAGGACCTGAATCGTTCGCGCCTGAACCGTTCCGCGCAGCCTTGCCGGATCAAGTTCCGCCAGAAAGACATGCTCGCGGAAGCCGTCCAGGATGCGCCCGACCTCACGGGAGACCGCCGCACGCACCGGTACGGGAAGCGGTCGCGGCTCTCCCATTGGTTCCGCGTCGGGCATTCGAGGCTCGGAAGGGACGACAAGGTCTCCGGCGCGGCCGTGGGCCGTCACCTTTTCATCACCGCTTACGCCGACGCTCAGTGGTCGGAGGTATCCGGCGCATGGGACATCGTCGACCGCTGGCGCGCCCGCAGGCCCGGCTTTTCCCTGAACAACAAGGCGCTCAACCTCGCCGAACTGACCGACGCCTATGTGACCGAGGCCCGCGCATCCTTCGAGATGGACGTGGAAACGGGCATTCCGCGCAGAAGACGCGTGGAGACGCTTCTGCTCAACCACCGCAGACTGAATCACACAGGCTTGCTCCTGTCCGTGGACCGGACCCGGCCGATGCGGCTCGGCTCGATGCCGCTCAACGCCTCGGGCTTCCGCAAGTCGAAGCCTTGCCTTCGCTGGCGTTTCCGCCAGCGGGACGATCACGCTCAGGCGACAGCCGGTTTCGAGGCGGCGGCGAACCAATACACGGTCACCCAATGGCCGGCGGCATAGGAGAGATCGATGGCGATACATCTGTACGAAGACCTGACATTGACCCTGCAAGTATCCGAAGGGGACCTCGCGAATCCCGATGACGACACCTACAACGGCACGGACGGGGAAGCGAAAGACAAGGAGCTGTTCGTGGCCAACGAACAGACGATCCTCGCAGCGGCCCTGGCATCGGGGGAAACCTCGCTCCAGCTCTTCGCACCTCTCTTCATCGACGGCGAAATCATCATCGTCGACGACGAACAGATGCGCATCCTGAGCGGCGGCGGGACGACCGTCCTCGCGGTGGAACGCGGCTACGGCGGCACAACCCCGGCCGCCCACGATGCGGGTGCCGTGGTCTATTCCGGGTACGACTATACCGGGCTGGTGATCGAACCGGTGGATGTAGCCGGGGGAGACGAGTCGGATTGGTACGTGCTGGCCCTGACGCAGGCGGGTCTCGATACCGCCGTCGGCGGCGCACCGCTCAACCTGGGCGATAAAGCCCACGACGTGACCCTTTCGTTCTGGCGTCGCTGCACGGTGCCGTCCGGAACGCCGGTGCAAAACAAGACCGACCTCAAACTCCGGCTCACCGGCACGGAAAATCCGATCCTGTAGGAGGAACGCATGGCCTATCACAATGTATCCGGGACCGCTTCGAACACGACCGACTTCCTCGTCCGCCTGAAAGACTTCCTGGTGGGAACGGTTGGATGGTCGCTTCACGACGACAGGTCGGGCGACGCCGAGCCCAGCTACGTGCTGGCGTCCACGGGAGAAAGCGGAGCCGAGGACATCTTCCTCCGGTTCGTCAACGACACGGCCGCCGACCGCATTGCGGTCCGGGCCTACCTATATTGGGATGCGGTGACGCACGCGGGCGTGAAAGAGGCGTTTCAAACCAGCTACACCTACATCAAGACCGTGGACGCTTCGGCTTTCCTGTATTGGATTTACGCCGACAAGGATCACGTTTTTATCGTCACCAAGATCGTCGCCACCTACTACGGGCATTACAGCGGTCTGATCAAACGCTTCTGGTCAGGGGCGGTGGCGGTCACCCAGGCGGCGGCCGGACCCGGCGCGGACATCACGGTGCAGGTCAACGACGCCACCCTTTTTACGGTCGGCTTGAGCTACATCATCAAAGACGACGTCGGGATCGAGCGCGCCCAGGTATCCGCCGTCGACACGGTTTCCACCCCCAATACGGTCACTCTGGCGAGCCTCGTAAGCGCCTACACGGCGGGAGCCAAGATCGGCGAAGACCCGCAGCCGGTCGTAGTCGGCCACTACCAGTCCCCGGGCAGTATTTACGCCATCAACAAATTCGACGGGTGGGCGAGCGCGGCCGGACAGACCGGATCATGCGCCGCGGCCCACGGCAATTTCCACACCGCCGCCAATCCCGACCAAAGATTCGGACTGGTCACCATGTTCCCCTGGCTCGTCGCGCACACAACCGCGGCTTACAAGGAACTGCGCGGCGAGTTGATCGAGGTCTATGCCATCGGCAGCGGTGCGGCCGATTCGGAGGACGTGCTCACGTTAAACGGTGCCTCCTACAAGATCTTCAACCTGTCCGGTCCGGGATGGTGCGCGGTGAAGGAGTGATCCCATGGCGGTGAAGCAAGGCACCAATAAGGAGATTTCGGCAAACGCCGGACGCCTGACCTCGATGTTCCGGGTGGTCCGGAACGTCGGTAAGGCGAACAGGATCACCGGGAGGCTGAGACGTGGCAATCCGTAGCGGAAACACTCTCTCCGTCCGGCCCTTCGCAGGGTCCGTGGTTCCGATGAACCGCGCCCAAATGCCGGCCTTTCCGGCTGTCGTTTTCGAGGCCGTCGGAGCGGCGTCCGAGACGCGGACAATCCGCCGCGACACGAACGCGGCCTTGAGGATCACGGCGGAAGTGGACACCCCCGCCGACATCCAGGCCGTGATCGTGCGGCCGGTCCTGCGGAGCTTCGATCTGCGGGGATGGGTGGTCCGTTTCCCGACGGTCCTTTCCGACGCAGCCGTCCGGATTCACCGGTCGGTCGAACGGCGGAGCGATACCCGCTGCGCGGTGTTCGCTGAGATCGAGCGGACGGCGGATTCGAAACAACTTGTGGTGCGCGAGACATCCCGTCAAGCGGAAGCGCGCCAGACCGTCTTCGCCGTGCTGATCCGCGAAGGCCACACGATCCAGACCTGAAGGAGGAATACCAATGTCACTTGGACTCATCGTCAAAACGGGCCGCATCCTAACCGCGCGGCTGCTCATGGGAGACCCCATCGAGGGCATTACCCACTGCGCCATCGGCGAGGGCGACGCCACGTTCACCGATCCAATCAATCCGCCCGCCCCGGACATCGATCAGACAACGCTCAAGAACGAGCGGGCCCGCAAAAAGCAGTACAAGCGGACTTTTCTCAAGGAGGACCCGGAAGGGACGCTCATCGTCAACGGTATCCATTACATCGAAACCGCCGAGGAGACCCAGACCATCGGCGTCTTCTTCCGCTTCGAGGAAAACGAGGCCAACGGCATCACCATCCGGGAGTACGGCTTCTTCGGGGGCGACGTGGCCTACATCGCCGGACTCCAGTCCGATTATGCGGCGAACGGCGTTTACCACCCGGATACCAACCCGACCGGTGAGGTGCTCGATCCCGGCTACCTGTACGAAGTGAAGAACATCCCCGACTTCAACAAGACCTCGGACACACGCGTTGAGCTGGTCGGGGTCATCAAGATTTAGGAGGAAAGACCATGTCCATCTCGCGCGATACGTTCGACCCGGCAAAAAATTACAAGCGGGTCCGCTACCACCAGGACCGGGACCTGCTCGACTCGGAGCTCAACGAGCAGCAGGACATCATCAACCAGGAGCGCAGGAAGCTCGCGGACATCCTCTTCAAGGAGGGGGCCATCGTAAGCGGCTTCGGCGTGACGGTCGTCGCCAATGTGCTCACCGTGGCTGAGGGGCTGGTCTACATCGACGGCTGTCTGGAGCGCGTGCCCGGCGCGGTGCTCACCTACGACCCGGCCAAGACGAGCGGCGCGGATTACGTCTATGTCGAGCTGCTCAAGTACAACTACGGCTACAACCAGGACGCCGTGCTCATCAACCCCGCGACGGGCGAACCCACCGCCGAGCGGGAAAAGTGGATTCTATCGCTCAAGGATCACGACACGAGCGGTGAGGCGCTGCCCAACAACGTGACCCAGCGCAAGGTGGTCGCCCTCCACAAGTTCGACCGTGAGACCGGCGATGTGACAGCCACCGTCCGGGAAAAATCGAACCTCTACCTGCAGGACCTTCTCGGGACGCTGCCCGGAAGTCGGATCACGGTCGCATCGATCACGGAGGATCAACTTGCCTTCGCCGCCGCCGAGGGGCTGAACTCGCTGCTCCAGAATCTGGCCGAGCGCACCTACGACCAGGCCGGAAGTTATCTGGTCAAGGGGCTCGACAGCTTCATCGGCGACAACGACGGCGAGAATGTCGAGGTGATCACCAACGCGGGCCGCGCCTACATCCAGGGGTTCCGCCTGCAGAAAGACCTGCCCACAACCACCTTGGTGCCCAAGTCCACGGCGGTCAAGTCGGTCCGCGGCGAGCAGAAAACATACGTGATCGGCACCCGGCGCTATGCCCTCAACAACACGCCGCTCAAGGAAACCACTCAGGTCGAAGCCATCGTCGAGATCGTCTCCAACATCACGCGCGGCTCCGTCGGCGGCGGGGAGGACCTGCTCGTCCCCAACCCGGTGGTGGACATCCTCGAGGTGAGCCAGGGCGCGACGGTCTTCCAGGAAGGAGCGGACTGGCAGCAGTCCGGCAACTACGTGGACTGGCTGGGTTCGGGCAACGAACCCGCCATCGGCACGACCTACACCGTCCGCTGGACTTACACAAAACAGATGATTGAAGGGACGGACTATGTGGACGGAGGCTGGTTCGGACGCTCAGGACACCCGGCGGCGGACGAGTATTTTTACCTGGTCACCGTTCAGAGCGCCACAGGCGAGACTCAGTACGACTCGGCCAAGGTCGTGTCCCGCGACACCCTGACCGGGGAAATCAACCGCCTCTCCTGGCTGCCTGTCAGCGGCGCGACCGGTTACCGCATCTATCGCGGCACGCAAAATACGGCCCGCGCGGACTTCCAGCGGCTCAAGGACGTGGCCGCCGGAGTTACGTCATACACCGACGACGGCGTGGACGAGATTGTGGGCGGCAACCCGCCCGCCTCCAACACGAGCGGCCTGACCATGTCCCCGGTACAGGTCGAACCCGGCAATCTCTCCATCATCAACTTCGGCCGCACCAGCATCGGCGACGAGCCGGTGGGCGGCTCCAACTGCAGTATCGATTACGACTACTACATCGGACGCAAGGACATCATCTACGCCACCACCCGCGAGATCAAACGGCTGGAAGGCGCTCCCGCGGACTGGCCGAAGCTGCCCATCGTCCCGGAAGGTACGCTCGGGCTGTGCAGCGTCGATTGTCCGCCGAACTCGGTGGATCTGGCGGTCTTCAATTTCGGGCTGACCCGGATCACCATGGACCAGATCCACGAGATCATCAAGGACGTCGAGGACCTCAAGTACAACGACGCCCAGTTCCAAATGAACAATGAACTGCAGAACCGGGACGCCCAGACCAAGAAGGGTGTCTATTCCGACGACTTCTCGAACGACGCCCAGTCCGACATCTATCACGGCGAGTGGAGCGCCCGCATCGACCGGGTCCGCCGCTTCGCCGCACCGGACAGGGCCGCCTCGGCCACCGTACTCACGATAAATCCCTCGGCGAGCAACGCATTGTTCAAGGGCAGCCTCGCGCTGCTGCCTGCCACGGAACGTGTGCTCGTCGAGCAGACCGACTGGTCCGAGGTCAAGAACATCAACCCCTACGCCGTGTTCGAGAAACCGGCTGCGTCGCTCGAGATCACGCCGAACATCGGAAGGCGCGGCCAGACCGGGATCGCCGTGGTCGGGTCCAACTTTCAGTCCAACGCGAACAATGTGACCATCCGCTGCGACGGCCAGGTGGTGGCTTCGGGTGTCCATGCGGATACGGCGGGCCGCGTGACCGCGTCCTTCGTCATTCCAGAGAATGTGCGCAACGGCAACCGCATCGTGGAAATGAATGACGGACTCTACTCAGCCCGGGCCAGCATTCAGATCAACGACCCGATGATCATTACCCGCATCGAGCGCATCGTCGAGGAGCGCATCATCCGCGTGCCCGTGGTGCAGGTGGTCTGGCGCACTCAGATCGTCACCGTGCGCAGTGATCCTCTGGCGCAGACCTTCAGTTTCACTCAGGACAAGGTGATCTCCAGCGTAGGGCTGTACTTCACCGCCAAGGACTCGTCCATCCCCGTCACGGTCCAGATCCGCGGCGTTACCACAGGTCTGCCCAACGGCATGATTTTCGCGGAAAAGGTACTGGCCCCGGGAGACGTGACCCTTAACACCGAAACCAAGGTCGTCTTCGCCAATCCCTTCTACGCCCAAGCCGGAACCAGCTATGCCGTGGTGCTGCTTACCAACAGCAGCAACTACCGCATGCGCGTCGCCACCCTGGGGCAACTGGGACAGAACGGCGTGATCACCCGACAGACCTATGTTGCCGGCGTGCTCCTGGAAAGCTCCAACGCGGAGACCTGGACCCCGCTCAACGGTTCCGATCTCACCATGAAAATCTATGGTTACGACTTCCAGGCCAGCGGAGAGGTCCGCTTCCAGCCCATCACCGGCGTGCAGTTCAGCGATCTGAACCTGGACGAATATTCATC from Desulfocurvus vexinensis DSM 17965 harbors:
- a CDS encoding DUF4815 domain-containing protein, which encodes MSISRDTFDPAKNYKRVRYHQDRDLLDSELNEQQDIINQERRKLADILFKEGAIVSGFGVTVVANVLTVAEGLVYIDGCLERVPGAVLTYDPAKTSGADYVYVELLKYNYGYNQDAVLINPATGEPTAEREKWILSLKDHDTSGEALPNNVTQRKVVALHKFDRETGDVTATVREKSNLYLQDLLGTLPGSRITVASITEDQLAFAAAEGLNSLLQNLAERTYDQAGSYLVKGLDSFIGDNDGENVEVITNAGRAYIQGFRLQKDLPTTTLVPKSTAVKSVRGEQKTYVIGTRRYALNNTPLKETTQVEAIVEIVSNITRGSVGGGEDLLVPNPVVDILEVSQGATVFQEGADWQQSGNYVDWLGSGNEPAIGTTYTVRWTYTKQMIEGTDYVDGGWFGRSGHPAADEYFYLVTVQSATGETQYDSAKVVSRDTLTGEINRLSWLPVSGATGYRIYRGTQNTARADFQRLKDVAAGVTSYTDDGVDEIVGGNPPASNTSGLTMSPVQVEPGNLSIINFGRTSIGDEPVGGSNCSIDYDYYIGRKDIIYATTREIKRLEGAPADWPKLPIVPEGTLGLCSVDCPPNSVDLAVFNFGLTRITMDQIHEIIKDVEDLKYNDAQFQMNNELQNRDAQTKKGVYSDDFSNDAQSDIYHGEWSARIDRVRRFAAPDRAASATVLTINPSASNALFKGSLALLPATERVLVEQTDWSEVKNINPYAVFEKPAASLEITPNIGRRGQTGIAVVGSNFQSNANNVTIRCDGQVVASGVHADTAGRVTASFVIPENVRNGNRIVEMNDGLYSARASIQINDPMIITRIERIVEERIIRVPVVQVVWRTQIVTVRSDPLAQTFSFTQDKVISSVGLYFTAKDSSIPVTVQIRGVTTGLPNGMIFAEKVLAPGDVTLNTETKVVFANPFYAQAGTSYAVVLLTNSSNYRMRVATLGQLGQNGVITRQTYVAGVLLESSNAETWTPLNGSDLTMKIYGYDFQASGEVRFQPITGVQFSDLNLDEYSSAPEGTGIAWEYSTDGGVLWDAIVPAEEERLPNLANQVLVRALFSSNAVNNSPALIYKDVNLIGYLNNTTGAYLNRENELTQGVSSTKLYTQMNIPSGTTINWFASNDGGATWEPMSIQTTREIDQEWTEYTLTRTFSDPNGNKVRYKAEMTGNNLVYPRIHTLGATLS
- a CDS encoding baseplate J/gp47 family protein, with amino-acid sequence MGRASIAYTNKDYDSLRRELLARVPQLTDRWTDFNASDLGVVLLELFCGIGDMLAYYLDAQAAEAFLPTARQRQNVINLCKLISYRLDGPVAATTALRFSLAAPLDADLVIPAGTTCRARLEENDIVFETAEDATIPRSRTSVDAGARQGKRKTETFTADGDTSDPIILAGKEIAHGSIRVWVQDQEWTEVSHFQESGSDSCHFMAETDALDITRIVFGDGLRGAVPDSGAEIRVQYLETLGAEGNLGPNLVTELLTAVYLDGGLVPLAVTNPVPATGGAASETLEHARKQAPAEVRSLWKAVTKEDYLALAEGFPGVAKTQVLDVNDCKNIRYYQVNLAVAPDGGGPPSTLLKQDLAEYLESRKVITVEINLFDPVYRPVSIDAEVFAYAGEDLDLVRSRVEQALADYFAFDRMSFGAPVHFSDLVALLDGVRGVSHVRMYTPTQDVDISAGQIAALGQVNLDVRRAS
- a CDS encoding GPW/gp25 family protein, which produces MALDFLGRGLKFPFRFQRRSGGAQISSATSTEHEHIHESIIQILGTRPGERFMRPEFGSRLKDLVFEPNDEVLKGLIRHYVIDAVKRWEKRVVITGVSFDDSPSNKDSNLLPVRIAYRVIQSQVEGNLVYPFYREPRQSAPPRQFRSVAGK
- a CDS encoding phage tail protein; translated protein: MSSYFEKKLIDLLPPLYRERDESGDLDAFLKVPAASLDELKVLAERFPEIFDIGRCEERFLPFLGEIVGHRFDPTVDAAAQRRLIREAIEIYRRKATIPAIGRSLVDIGWEGRIEETFHKALRLNRRSVVGRAKLPGLIYSLGVYRIDSDNLVQGVRDALPFHHPAGTRVFFLQWLYTLLSMESDFEAVIKKVVERVCLGHLHETFVVNHNALNTDFHLTRKNKTWGWWRITDGTTLMQDIERAAVCVSRWHGRSPRFRLNTGNLNAERLPNLWISERRAAFCCEIETKPVVEPGVSFIRLAGQDLNRSRLNRSAQPCRIKFRQKDMLAEAVQDAPDLTGDRRTHRYGKRSRLSHWFRVGHSRLGRDDKVSGAAVGRHLFITAYADAQWSEVSGAWDIVDRWRARRPGFSLNNKALNLAELTDAYVTEARASFEMDVETGIPRRRRVETLLLNHRRLNHTGLLLSVDRTRPMRLGSMPLNASGFRKSKPCLRWRFRQRDDHAQATAGFEAAANQYTVTQWPAA